One window of the Trifolium pratense cultivar HEN17-A07 linkage group LG2, ARS_RC_1.1, whole genome shotgun sequence genome contains the following:
- the LOC123906592 gene encoding F-box protein At1g60400-like: protein MEELEEDRLSSLPKIILHSIMSELPEKDAARTSVLSKAWSETWYTFPILSFSTSKFIGMSPLQPMEDSEKMRKMLGFCDYVKRTILRFCDQNLAIKEFKLKVNISEIRHISRDVDFWLKLACECGVEVIEYSLDVLVGQDQYHVLPMCVIEAKSITKLVLKGYIKIDPTFMNHSIKFTSLRVLSLQQVLLGDQHAIDHLISFCPLLESITLMTCFVLGSGDGTKEKLKSLSISGLQKLESVDVVGIKDVSIDAPSLETLCYSPIYFDAPFKIDFDRCKNLKELCMLYVTTSTFLTEQFPKFPFLEILKLSYCKMSERINISSVRLKVLVLSHCSNLKEVNIDARNLLSFGYIGHGASLPTISFLRNSCQLEVNIWIHVDYVDLCNLRKFMQNIKPNNVLTSLALSITNSSNDALDPVASHVSFTPTSIKHLTISHFPQNKYLFSSVVKILLASCFPETISLSIYSGGKEFIEFFYDTLMRRKEGECFCSFHDTKCWWHDLKDVKVTRRSMKMDENVDFKTILESLTDFESIIFRLVF from the exons ATGGAGGAGCTTGAGGAAGATCGATTATCGAGTCTGCCAAAAATAATTCTTCATTCCATTATGTCAGAGTTGCCAGAGAAAGATGCTGCAAGGACAAGTGTTTTGTCCAAGGCTTGGTCAGAAACATGGTATACTTTTCCTATTTTGTCTTTCTCTACAAGTAAATTCATTGGAATGTCTCCATTACAACCAATGGAAGATAGtgaaaagatgagaaagatgtTAGGATTTTGTGATTATGTGAAAAGGACTATCCTAAGGTTTTGTGACCAAAACTTGGCTATCAAAGAATTTAAGCTCAAGGTGAACATTTCTGAGATTCGCCACATTTCAAGGGATGTTGATTTTTGGTTGAAATTGGCTTGTGAATGTGGTGTTGAGGTAATAGAGTATTCCCTAGATGTATTAGTAGGTCAGGACCAATACCATGTCTTGCCAATGTGTGTCATTGAAGCCAAATCAATTACGAAGTTGGTGTTAAAGGGGTATATAAAGATTGATCCAACATTCATGAATCATTCAATCAAGTTTACCTCATTGAGGGTATTGTCACTGCAGCAGGTACTTTTGGGAGATCAACATGCAATTGACCACCTCATTTCTTTTTGTCCACTGTTAGAATCGATAACTTTGATGACCTGTTTTGTGTTAGGCTCTGGTGATGGCACCAAGGAGAAGTTGAAGTCTTTGAGCATTAGTGGTCTACAAAAGCTCGAGAGTGTTGATGTTGTCGGGATAAAAGATGTTTCTATTGATGCCCCGAGTCTTGAGACTTTATGTTATTCTCCTATTTATTTTGACGCACCATTTAAGATTGATTTTGATAGGTGCAAAAATTTGAAAGAGTTATGCATGTTGTATGTGACAACAAGTACTTTTTTAACAGAACAGTTTCCAAAATTCCCTtttcttgagattttgaagtTAAGCTATTGCAAAATGTCTGAGAGAATTAATATTTCAAGTGTTCGACTTAAGGTGTTGGTGTTATCACATTGCTCTAACTTGAAGGAGGTTAATATTGATGCTCGAAATCTATTGTCATTTGGATATATAGGTCATGGTGCTTCATTACCTACTATATCTTTTTTGAGAAATTCTTGTCAATTGGAAGTCAATATTTGGATACACGTTGATTATGTGGATCTTTGTAACTTGAGGAAATTCATGCAAAACATCAAACCTAACAATGTTTTGACATCATTAGCTCTATCCATCACTAACTCTTCAAAT GATGCATTGGACCCAGTTGCCTCGCATGTTTCATTCACTCCAACGAGCATCAAACACTTGACCATATCCCATTTTCCTCAGAATAAATATTTGTTCTCGTCTGTTGTAAAAATCTTACTTGCAAGCTGTTTTCCAGAAACTATTTCTTTGAGTATCTATTCGGGCGGCAAAGAATTCATTGAG TTTTTCTACGACACGTTAATGAGAAGAAAAGAGGGAGAATGCTTTTGCAGTTTTCATGATACTAAGTGTTGGTGGCATGATTTGAAGGATGTGAAAGTCACAAGAAGGTCTATGAAGATGGATGAAAATGTTGATTTTAAGACCATTTTAGAATCGTTGACCGATTTTGAAAGTATTATCTTTAGGCTAGTTTTTTAA
- the LOC123904041 gene encoding uncharacterized protein LOC123904041, with translation MGVNLERESLFSWEFVLPALFLFSWEEDASTELLEGISPNRMVTDSRIWMAFSIGGYIVNSGYAVIQRATQDISVNCEFSSAIRRVWSSKVPSKVQAFVWKLFHDRLPMRIALVRRGLVEPRRERCCIFCFREDESTQRLFFDYPF, from the coding sequence ATGGGGGTAAACCTTGAACGAGAATCTTTGTTCAGTTGGGAATTTGTCCTGCCGGCGCTCTTTTTGTTCAGTTGGGAAGAAGATGCCAGTACAGAACTGCTGGAGGGTATCTCTCCTAATCGTATGGTCACAGATTCACGAATATGGATGGCTTTTTCGATAGGAGGATACATAGTAAATTCGGGATATGCAGTGATTCAGCGAGCCACACAAGACATATCAGTTAACTGTGAATTCAGCAGCGCTATTAGGCGAGTGTGGAGCAGCAAGGTGCCGTCGAAAGTGCAAGCGTTTGTGTGGAAGTTATTTCATGATAGACTACCGATGAGGATCGCTTTGGTGAGAAGAGGATTGGTGGAACCTAGAAGAGAAAGATGCTGCATTTTCTGCTTTAGAGAGGATGAATCTACACAACGCCTCTTTTTCGATTATCCTTTCTGA
- the LOC123904039 gene encoding uncharacterized protein LOC123904039 yields the protein MGVNLERESLFSWEFVLPALFLFSWEEDASTELLEGISPNRMVTDSRIWMAFSIGGYIVNSGYAVIQRATQDISVNCEFSSAIRRVWSSKVPSKVQAFVWKLFHDRLPMRIALVRRGLVEPRRERCCIFCFREDESTQRLFFDYPF from the coding sequence ATGGGGGTAAACCTTGAACGAGAATCTTTGTTCAGTTGGGAATTTGTCCTGCCGGCGCTCTTTTTGTTCAGTTGGGAAGAAGATGCCAGTACAGAACTGCTGGAGGGTATCTCTCCTAATCGTATGGTCACAGATTCACGAATATGGATGGCTTTTTCGATAGGAGGATACATAGTAAATTCGGGATATGCAGTGATTCAGCGAGCCACACAAGACATATCAGTTAACTGTGAATTCAGCAGCGCTATTAGGCGAGTGTGGAGCAGCAAGGTGCCGTCGAAAGTGCAAGCGTTTGTGTGGAAGTTATTTCATGATAGACTACCGATGAGGATCGCTTTGGTGAGAAGAGGATTGGTGGAACCCAGAAGAGAAAGATGCTGCATTTTCTGCTTTAGAGAGGATGAATCTACACAACGCCTCTTTTTCGATTATCCTTTCTGA
- the LOC123906587 gene encoding putative FBD-associated F-box protein At5g44940 gives MEELDQDRLSSLPKIILHCILSKLPEKDATRTSVLSKAWLDTWYTFPILSFSTSKFMGMSPLQPMEDSEKMRKMLGFCDYVKKTILRFRDQSLTIKEFKLHVNSELGHISKEDVDIWINLACECGVEVIDYSQYIPVGRCRYHVLPICAIEAKSITKLVLEGYIKIDPTFINHSIMFTSLRVLSLQQVLLGDQHAIDQLISFCPLIESITLRCCFVIGSGDGTEEMKSLSISGLQKLESVDVVGIKDVSIDAPSLETLCYNPIYFDAPFKIDFDRCKNLKELCMLHVTTSTFLTEQFPKLPFLEILKLYFCKMPERIDITSVRLKVLVLSHCSNLKEVNTDAPNLLSFGYIGHGASEPTISFLRNSSQLEVNIWIHVDYVNLCNLRKFMQNIKPNNVLTSLALSITNSSNVDPVVSHVSFTPTSIKHLTISHFPQNKYLFSSVVKILLASCCPETISLSNYSGSKEFNEFFYETLMRRKEGECFCSFHDTKCWWHDLKDVKVTRSSMKKMDENVESIIFRLDF, from the exons ATGGAGGAGCTGGATCAAGATAGATTATCGAGTCTACCAAAAATAATTCTCCATTGCATTCTGTCAAAGTTGCCAGAGAAAGATGCTACTAGGACAAGTGTTTTGTCCAAGGCTTGGTTAGACACATGGTATACTTTTCCTATATTGTCTTTCTCTACAAGTAAATTCATGGGAATGTCTCCATTACAACCAATGGAAGATAGtgaaaagatgagaaagatgtTAGGATTTTGTGATTATGTGAAAAAGACTATCCTAAGGTTTCGTGACCAAAGCTTGACTATCAAAGAATTTAAGCTCCATGTGAATTCTGAACTTGGCCACATTTCAAAAGAAGATGTTGATATTTGGATTAACTTGGCTTGTGAATGTGGTGTTGAGGTAATAGATTATTCCCAATATATACCAGTAGGTCGGTGCCGATACCATGTATTGCCAATTTGTGCCATTGAAGCCAAATCAATTACGAAGTTGGTGTTAGAGGGGTATATAAAGATTGATCCAACATTCATTAATCATTCAATCATGTTTACCTCATTGAGGGTATTGTCACTGCAGCAGGTACTTTTGGGAGATCAACATGCAATTGACCAACTCATTTCTTTTTGTCCACTGATTGAATCGATAACTTTGAGGTGCTGTTTCGTGATAGGCTCTGGTGATGGCACAGAGGAGATGAAGTCTTTGAGCATTAGTGGTCTACAAAAGCTCGAGAGTGTTGATGTTGTGGGAATAAAAGATGTTTCTATTGATGCCCCGAGTCTTGAGACTTTATGTTATAATCCTATTTATTTTGACGCACCATTTAAGATTGATTTTGATAGGTGCAAAAATTTGAAAGAGTTATGCATGTTGCATGTGACAACAAGTACTTTTTTAACAGAACAGTTTCCAAAATTACCTtttcttgagattttgaagtTATACTTTTGCAAAATGCCTGAGAGGATTGATATTACAAGTGTTAGACTTAAAGTGTTGGTGTTATCACATTGCTCTAACTTGAAGGAGGTTAATACTGATGCTCCAAATCTATTGTCATTTGGATATATAGGTCATGGTGCTTCAGAACCTACTATATCTTTTTTGAGAAATTCTAGTCAATTGGAAGTCAATATTTGGATACACGTTGATTATGTGAATCTTTGTAACTTGAGGAAATTCATGCAAAACATCAAACCTAACAATGTTTTGACATCATTAGCTCTATCCATCACTAACTCTTCAAATGTT GACCCAGTTGTCTCGCATGTTTCATTCACTCCAACGAGCATCAAACACTTGACCATATCCCATTTTCCTCAGAATAAATATTTGTTCTCGTCTGTTGTAAAAATCTTACTTGCAAGCTGTTGTCCAGAAACTATTTCTTTGAGCAACTATTCGGGCAGCAAAGAATTCAATGAG TTTTTCTACGAGACGTTAATGAGAAGAAAAGAGGGCGAATGCTTTTGCAGTTTTCATGATACTAAGTGTTGGTGGCATGATTTGAAGGATGTGAAAGTCACTAGAAGCTCTATGAAGAAGATGGATGAAAATGTTGAAAGTATTATCTTTAGGCTAGATTTTTAA
- the LOC123906588 gene encoding F-box/LRR-repeat protein 13-like: protein MEELEEDRLSSLPKIILHSIMSKLPEKDAARTSVLSKAWLETWYTFPILSFSTSKFMGMSPLQPMEDSEKMRKMLGFCDYVKRSILRFCDQNLAIKEFKLKVNISEIRHISRDVDFWLKLACECGVEVIDYSLDVLVGQDQYHVLPLCVIEAKSITKLVLKGYIKIDPTFMNHSIKFFSRLRVLSLWSVLLGDRDAINNLISFCPLIEFITLKTCYVLSSGDGTKEIMKSLSISGLQKLKSVNTFGIKDVSIDAPSLETLCYYPIYFVGPFKIDFDRCKNLKELCMLYVTTSTFLTEQFPKFPFLESLKLNFCKMPERIDITSVRLKVLKLSHCSNLKEVNIDAPNLLSFGYIGNGASLPTMSFLRNSSQLEFDIRLQVDYEDLCNLREFVQNIKPNNVLTSLSLSTGDTLDPVAFEVSSPLPRIKHLAINYVPNIKYLFSSIVNILLSSCCPATISFSKYSSGKEFIELFYETLMRRKEDECFCTSDNTTCWWHGLKDVKVTRSSMKKMDENVDFKTILESLSTFAPQESIIFRLDF, encoded by the exons ATGGAGGAGCTTGAGGAAGATCGATTATCGAGTCTGCCAAAAATAATTCTTCATTCCATTATGTCAAAGTTGCCAGAGAAAGATGCTGCAAGGACAAGTGTTTTGTCCAAGGCTTGGTTAGAAACATGGTATACTTTTCCTATTTTGTCTTTCTCTACAAGTAAATTCATGGGAATGTCTCCATTACAACCAATGGAAGATAGtgaaaagatgagaaagatgtTAGGATTTTGTGATTATGTGAAAAGGAGTATCCTAAGGTTTTGTGACCAAAACTTGGCTATCAAAGAATTTAAGCTCAAGGTGAACATTTCCGAGATTCGCCACATTTCAAGGGATGTTGATTTTTGGTTGAAATTGGCTTGTGAATGTGGTGTTGAGGTAATAGACTATTCCCTAGATGTATTAGTAGGTCAGGACCAATACCATGTCTTGCCATTATGTGTCATTGAAGCGAAATCAATTACGAAGTTGGTGTTAAAGGGGTATATCAAGATTGATCCAACATTCATGAATCATTCAATCAAGTTTTTCTCAAGATTGAGAGTATTGTCATTGTGGTCTGTACTTTTGGGAGATCGAGATGCAATTAACAACCTCATTTCTTTTTGTCCACTGATTGAATTTATAACTTTGAAGACATGTTATGTGTTAAGCTCTGGAGATGGCACAAAGGAGATTATGAAGTCTTTGAGCATCAGTGGGTTACAAAAGCTCAAAAGTGTTAATACTTTTGGAATAAAAGATGTTTCTATTGATGCCCCGAGTCTTGAGACTTTATGTTATTATCCTATTTATTTTGTCGGACCATTTAAGATTGATTTTGATAGGTGCAAAAATTTGAAAGAGTTGTGCATGTTGTATGTGACAACAAGTACTTTTTTAACAGAACAGTTTCCAAAATTTCCTTTTCTTGAGAGTTTGAAGTTAAACTTTTGCAAAATGCCTGAGCGGATTGATATTACAAGTGTTCGACTTAAGGTGTTGAAGTTATCACATTGCTCTAACTTGAAGGAGGTTAATATTGATGCTCCAAATCTATTGTCATTTGGATATATAGGTAATGGTGCTTCATTACCTACTATGTCTTTTTTGAGAAATTCTAGTCAACTAGAATTCGATATTCGGTTACAAGTTGATTATGAGGATCTTTGTAACTTGAGAGAATTCGTGCAAAACATCAAACCTAACAACGTTTTAACATCACTATCTCTATCCACCGGT GATACACTGGATCCAGTGGCCTTTGAAGTTTCATCCCCTCTACCAAGAATCAAACACTTGGCCATAAACTATGTtcctaatattaaatatttgttCTCGTCGATTGTAAACATCTTACTTTCAAGTTGTTGTCCAGCAACTATTTCTTTTAGTAAATATTCGAGCGGCAAAGAATTCATTGAG TTGTTCTATGAGACTTTAATGAGAAGAAAAGAGGATGAATGCTTTTGCACTTCTGATAATACTACGTGTTGGTGGCATGGCTTGAAGGATGTGAAAGTCACTAGAAGCTCTATGAAGAAGATGGATGAAAATGTTGATTTTAAGACCATTTTAGAATCGTTGTCCACGTTTGCTCCTCAAGAAAGTATTATCTTTAGGCTAGATTTTTAA
- the LOC123904042 gene encoding F-box/FBD/LRR-repeat protein At5g53840-like — MEELEEDRLSSLPKIILHSIMSKLSEKDAARTSVLSKAWLETWYTFPILSFSTSKFMGMSPLQPMEDSEKMRKMLGFCDYVKRSILRFCDQNLAIKEFKLKVNISEIRHISRDVDFWLKLACECGVEVIEYSQDVSVGQDQYHVLPLCVVEAKSIKKLVLKGYIKIDPTFMNHSIKFFSRLRVLSLWSVLLGDRDAINNLISFCPLIEFITLKTCYVLSSGDGTKEIMKSLSISGVQKLKSVNTFGIQDVSIDAPSLETLCYYTNDFYVAPFKFDFDRCRSLKELWMWSVPGTFFTNKWFLELFPKFPFLESLKLNFCKMPERIDITSVRLKVLKLSHCSNLKEVNIDAPNLLSFGYIGNGASLPTMSFLRNSSQLEFDIRLQVDYVDLCNLREFVQNIKPNNVLTSLSLSTGAASNDALDRVAFEVSSPLPRIKHLAINYVPNIKYLFSSIVNILLSSCCPATISFSKYSSGKEFIELFYETLMRRKEDECFCTSDNTTCWWHGLKDVKVTRSSMKKMDENVDFKTILESLSTFAPQESIIFRLDF, encoded by the exons ATGGAGGAGCTTGAGGAAGATCGATTATCGAGTTTGCCAAAAATAATTCTTCATTCCATTATGTCAAAGTTGTCTGAGAAAGATGCTGCTAGGACAAGTGTTTTGTCCAAGGCTTGGTTAGAAACATGGTATACTTTTCCTATTTTGTCTTTCTCTACAAGTAAATTCATGGGAATGTCTCCATTACAACCAATGGAAGATAGtgaaaagatgagaaagatgtTAGGATTTTGTGATTATGTGAAAAGGAGTATCCTAAGGTTTTGTGACCAAAACTTGGCTATCAAAGAATTTAAGCTCAAGGTGAACATTTCCGAGATTCGCCACATTTCAAGGGATGTTGATTTTTGGTTGAAATTGGCTTGTGAATGTGGTGTTGAGGTAATAGAGTATTCCCAAGATGTATCAGTAGGTCAGGACCAATACCATGTCTTGCCATTGTGTGTCGTTGAAGCCAAATCAATTAAGAAGTTGGTGTTAAAGGGGTATATAAAGATTGATCCAACATTCATGAATCATTCAATCAAGTTTTTCTCAAGATTGAGAGTATTGTCATTGTGGTCTGTACTTTTGGGAGATCGAGATGCAATTAACAACCTCATTTCTTTTTGTCCACTGATTGAATTTATAACTTTGAAGACATGTTATGTGTTAAGCTCTGGAGATGGCACAAAGGAGATTATGAAGTCTTTGAGCATCAGTGGGGTACAAAAGCTCAAAAGTGTTAATACTTTTGGAATACAAGATGTTTCTATTGATGCCCCGAGTCTTGAAACTTTATGTTATTATACTAATGACTTCTACGTCGCACCatttaagtttgattttgatAGGTGCAGAAGTTTGAAAGAGTTATGGATGTGGTCTGTGCCGGGTACTTTTTTCACAAACAAGTGGTTTCTTGAACTGTTTCCAAAATTCCCTTTTCTTGAGAGTTTGAAGTTAAACTTTTGCAAAATGCCTGAGAGGATTGATATTACAAGTGTTCGACTTAAGGTGTTGAAGTTATCACATTGCTCTAACTTGAAGGAGGTTAATATTGATGCTCCAAATCTATTGTCATTTGGATATATAGGTAATGGTGCTTCATTACCTACTATGTCTTTTTTGAGAAATTCTAGTCAACTAGAATTCGATATTCGGTTACAAGTTGATTATGTGGATCTTTGTAACTTGAGAGAATTCGTGCAAAACATCAAACCTAACAATGTTTTAACATCACTATCTCTATCCACCGGTGCTGCGTCAAAT GATGCACTGGATCGAGTTGCCTTTGAAGTTTCATCCCCTCTACCAAGAATCAAACACTTGGCCATAAACTATGTtcctaatattaaatatttgttCTCATCGATTGTAAACATCTTACTTTCAAGTTGTTGTCCAGCAACTATTTCTTTTAGTAAATATTCGAGCGGCAAAGAATTCATTGAG TTGTTCTATGAGACTTTAATGAGAAGAAAAGAGGATGAATGCTTTTGCACTTCTGATAATACTACGTGTTGGTGGCATGGCTTGAAGGATGTGAAAGTCACTAGAAGCTCTATGAAGAAGATGGATGAAAATGTTGATTTTAAGACCATTTTAGAATCGTTGTCTACGTTTGCTCCTCAAGAAAGTATTATCTTTAGGCTAGATTTTTAA
- the LOC123906589 gene encoding putative F-box protein At3g58860 — MEELDQDRLSSLPKIILHCILSKLPEKDAARTSVLSKAWLETWYTFPILSFSTSKFMKMYPVQGMEDKMRKMLGFCDYVKKTILRFRDQSLTIKEFKVEVMNSGLDHISKEDVDIWLKLACECCVEVIEYSQYVLVGQCQYHVLPICAIEAKSIKKLVLKGYIKIDPTFMNHSIKFTSLRVLSLQQVLLGYQHAIDHLISFCPLLESITLMTCFVLGSGDGTKEKLKSLSISGLQKLESVDVVGIKDVSIDAPSLETLCYSPNYFDAPFKIDFDRCKNLKELCMLYVTTSTFLTEQFPKFPFLEILKLSYCKMSERINISSVRLKVLKLSHCYNWKEVNIDAPNLLSFGYIGHGASEPTISFLRNSSQLEVNIWIHVDYVNLCNLRKFMQNIKPNNVLTSLALSITNSSNVDALDPVASHVSFTPTSIKHLTISHFPQNKYLFSSVVKILLASCCPETISLSNYSGSKEFNEFFYETLMRRKEGECFCSFHDTKCWWHDLKDVKVTRSSMKKMDENVESIIFRLDF, encoded by the exons ATGGAGGAGCTTGATCAAGATAGATTATCGAGTCTACCAAAAATAATTCTCCATTGCATTCTGTCAAAGTTGCCAGAGAAAGATGCTGCTAGGACGAGTGTTTTGTCCAAGGCTTGGTTAGAAACATGGTATACTTTTCCTATTTTGTCTTTCTCTACAAGTAAATTCATGAAAATGTATCCGGTACAAGGAATGGAAGATAAGATGAGAAAGATGTTAGGATTTTGTGATTATGTGAAAAAGACTATCCTAAGGTTTCGTGACCAAAGCTTGACTATCAAAGAATTTAAGGTCGAGGTGATGAATTCTGGACTTGACCACATTTCAAAAGAAGATGTTGATATTTGGTTGAAATTGGCTTGTGAATGTTGTGTTGAGGTAATAGAGTATTCCCAATATGTACTAGTAGGTCAGTGCCAATACCATGTATTGCCAATTTGTGCCATTGAAGCCAAATCAATTAAGAAGTTGGTGTTAAAGGGGTATATAAAGATTGATCCAACATTCATGAATCATTCAATCAAGTTTACCTCATTGAGGGTATTGTCACTGCAGCAGGTACTTTTGGGATATCAACATGCAATTGACCACCTCATTTCTTTTTGTCCACTGTTAGAATCGATAACTTTGATGACCTGTTTTGTGTTAGGCTCTGGTGATGGCACCAAGGAGAAGTTGAAGTCTTTGAGCATTAGTGGTCTACAAAAGCTCGAGAGTGTTGATGTTGTCGGGATAAAAGATGTTTCTATTGATGCCCCGAGTCTTGAGACTTTATGTTATTCTCCTAATTATTTTGACGCACCATTTAAGATTGATTTTGATAGGTGCAAAAATTTGAAAGAGTTATGCATGTTGTATGTGACAACAAGTACTTTTTTAACAGAACAGTTTCCAAAATTCCCTtttcttgagattttgaagtTAAGCTATTGCAAAATGTCTGAGAGAATTAATATTTCAAGTGTTCGACTTAAGGTGTTGAAGTTATCACATTGCTATAACTGGAAGGAGGTTAATATTGATGCTCCAAATCTATTGTCATTTGGATATATAGGTCATGGTGCTTCAGAACCTACTATATCTTTTTTGAGAAATTCTAGTCAATTGGAAGTCAATATTTGGATACACGTTGATTATGTGAATCTTTGTAACTTGAGGAAATTCATGCAAAACATCAAACCTAACAATGTTTTGACATCATTAGCTCTATCCATCACTAACTCTTCAAATGTT GATGCATTGGACCCAGTTGCCTCGCATGTTTCATTCACTCCAACGAGCATCAAACACTTGACCATATCCCATTTTCCTCAGAATAAATATTTGTTCTCGTCTGTTGTAAAAATCTTACTTGCAAGCTGTTGTCCAGAAACTATTTCTTTGAGCAACTATTCGGGCAGCAAAGAATTCAATGAG TTTTTCTACGAGACGTTAATGAGAAGAAAAGAGGGCGAATGCTTTTGCAGTTTTCATGATACTAAGTGTTGGTGGCATGATTTGAAGGATGTGAAAGTCACTAGAAGCTCTATGAAGAAGATGGATGAAAATGTTGAAAGTATTATCTTTAGGCTAGATTTTTAA